Genomic DNA from Flavobacterium sp. N502540:
AGAAACTATAAAAATGACCTCCTAAATTTAACCCTACAGGATCGCCAAAAGCCAGACTAAAGGCCACTACAACCCATAAAAGCGTGACAACCCCTAAACAGATAAAGCTCTGCAACATGGTCGAAATTACATTTTTCTTACCGACCATTCCGCCGTAAAAAAAGGACAGTCCCGGAGTCATGATTAAAACCAGACAGCAGGACGTTAACATCCAGGCGACATCGGCAGGAACGATATGATCGGTTGTGCCAAATTCAGCCAATACATAACTATTTTCGGTTATAGTTGGCCAAAAAGCACCAGTAACGCAAACAATACTGATGATAATAAAGGAAATGATCCAGCGTTTTTCTATTTTCATTTTTCAAATACTTTATGTGTCCCTATTTTTTTAGGGTTAAAGTTATGAAAAAATGAATATTATGGTTTTTAGGGGTGCAAAAATAGAGGTGTTGTTTTTATTTTAGTAGATTTTATAAAATACACCCTGTTTTTTTGAGGGTATTTTATTTTGCACTTCTAAAAAAGAGACAAAATTGCCAATTGTATTATCATAAAATTGGCAAAGTGTTGTGTAAAGGGCGTAAAAAGTTAGGATTGTAAAAAGAAAGTCCAAAAATGTTTATTTTTTTTGAAGCTTTGCAATCAAAACGTCTTCGATAGGAGCCTTAATTTTGATCGCTGCATTTACTTCCTCATTAGGAACCGTCATAGATAAAACATAGTGCTGAATTTTCCATTCTTTCCCTACTTTAATCAAAACCCCCGATCCGCGGCAAATTTTCATTTGTGTGTTTAACAGTTCGTCAAACCACGCAATTTTTCCGGTTTTGTCGAAAAAGATGTGACGTTCTAAAGCTGTAAAATTCCAGGCCGTTCCTTTGTCAAAATAGGGTTTGGCCCAAACTTTAAAATCTTTTTTGATCCAGTTTTCGGTGGCATCAGTTCCGATGAAAATAGCGTCTTCGGCCATTAAATCAAAATAAGCATCAAATTTTACTTCGCCGGCTGCTTTGTGCCAGGCATCAATAGTTTGGTTGACTTTGTCTTTTTCAGAAGTCTGTGCGTTTGCAAAAAAGGTAACAAATAATAAAAGTAAGATTGGTTTTTTCATAAGTGGTTTGTTTTGGATTTAAAGTTAGCAAAAAATTATAGTTTAATCTCGCAAAGGCGCAGAGTCGCAAAGTTTTTTATTTAAAGAGAAAACTTAAAAAAGGATTAAACGGATTTTTGTTTCACCCAGATTCGGCAGATTTAAGCAGATTAGATTTGCGTATATCTGCTTAAATCTTTTTTAAATCTGCGTGAAATGATAACCCTGCGTTATTACGAGCCTAAATCACCAGGCAAAACTTAAATTATCTTACATCACTTATATGGTATAATAGGATTTAGTATATTTGATAGCTTTAAAATCGATACATCATGAATCCAAAAATACTCATCACCTCATTAGTACTTTCCTCTATCTTTTTAATTTCCTGTAAAAAGGAATTAGAGCCTCAGGAAAACACCCCAAATTCTGAATTGGTAAAACTGGGATTGGCAAAAGATACGACAAAAGCAGCCCCTGTTGTTCAGGCTCCTGCTGCAGCAAATCCAAATACAGTTTTGAGTGCGAATGGCGGAATGAATCCTGCACACGGACAACCCGGACATCGTTGCGATATTGCTGTTGGGGCGCCTTTAAATTCGGCTCCTACACAGGGACAAACTGCAACGGCACAGCCTGCACAAACCGTTCAGGTAAAACCGGGTCAGCAAAATGTAGTGACTACAACAACTGTTACGCCGACAAAAGTGGCTAAAGGCATGAACCCTGCCCACGGACAACCCGGACACCGCTGCGATATTCCGGTGGGAGCTCCTTTAAATTCTCCGGCTGCTGCCAAACAACCTGTTGCCGCCAATACAGCACAAAGCGGAACTACTTCGCAAACCTTTACTGTAACACCTCCGGCGACAGACAATGCTGTTCCGGCTTTGTTAAGTACCGAAACAGCAACTGTAGCCGACGGAAAAAATCCCGCACACGGAAAACCCGGACATCGCTGCGATATTGCAGTTGGGGCGCCATTACCAAAATCATAAGGAAGTCGAGAATTGTGTAAATAATAATCTGGGCGTGCCACCAATATAAAAAGGGGCTGACTATTGCAATCGCTTAGTCGCCCCTTTTTATATTGCTGTCGGGCTTTCGCTGCTACTTCGGTAGCTTAGCTCTATCCCTCACGCGAGACAATTTTCAGTCTCAGTTTCCGGTCTAATTTTGTCGTCCTGAGCGTAGTCGAAGGACGACAATGTCTAAAAGATTGTTTTATTCAATTTCAAAAATCGCCTGAATTTCTACAGCCGAATTTATCGGTAACGAAGCCGCTCCAATAGTCGCTCTGGCATGTTTTCCTTTTTCTCCAAAAACCAACGCGGTAAGGTTTGAAGCCGAATTCATAAGGGCTGCATGTTGCGTATATTCCAGTGTAGTGTTGAAATACCCTGTTAACTGTACGCATTGTTTTACTTTGTTCAAATCTCCTCCGCAGGCTTCTTTCAAAACTGCAATTACATTTAACATCGTTTGATACGTTGCTTCTTTAGCCTGTTCTTCGGTAACTGTTGCGCCAACTTTTCCGGGATTTAGAATTTTTCCGTCTTTTAAAGCCACCTGATTAATGTATACTTTATGATCTGAAATCGTAAAAGGAACATAATTCCCAACCGGTTTAGGAGCTTCAGGAAGAACAATATTATTGTCTTTTAAGGTTTTGTTGATATCGCTTTTAACTTCAATAGCAGTTGTTTTTACTCCTTTACTATTTTCAGTATTTTTCAATCCCGAAGCCACTCTTGCCAACGCTTTTCCTTGTTCTTTAGCCAAATTCAATTCGCTTTGTGACGGACGTGTTCCCACAGATCCCGCCAAAGAAGTAGCGCCAAACGGAGTGTTTCCTTGTGGAACTGTTTTGTCTAAAGTGGCTGCTCCCATAATCCCCGTTGGAACGATTACCATTCCGTGAGACGCAAGAATATTCCAGAACGATAAAATCGCAGCTTCTTTTCCGGCTCCCGATCCTGCTGACATAAACACAGTAGCCGGTTTTCCTTCCAGAGTTCTTGAAGTCCAAAGCGGAATACTCTGGCTGAAGAAGGAACTCATATCTGCACTAATATTTGCAAAATGAACAGGACTTCCAAAAGCAATTCCGTCATAATCGGCCAATTCTTCGATGGTTGCAATTGGTAATTTTTCTACATCAGCATTCAGTTTTTCTTTCGGATTGATCGAAGGAATACGTTTTATGATTGCTTTTGCATTGGGATATTCCTGAATTCCGTCGGCAATAGACTTGGCCATTTTATAAGTTCCGCCGTTTTGAGAATAAATCAAAACCAGCACATTTATTTCAGATGATTTTACTTGCGCATTTACGCCAAAGCCTATAAATACTGCGATTAATAATACGAGTAGTTGCTTTTTCATGAGGGTAATTTTTAATAATTTATAGTAAATAATCCCAGTTATGCGCTTGTTTCAAAGCTTCATTTTTGGGATTGCAAAATTACTTCTTACAATTCCAAAAAGCGTTATTATTATGTTAATCGTGTTTTTTTAGAAACAGATATGAACATAGATTATTGGGCGTAGAGTTGTTTTTCGCCACGAATTCACGAATTATTGCTTTATAATAATTCGTGAATTCGTGGCGGAATTTTTTCTTCACCAACTATTTGTAAAATGATGGATCATTTATTTTTATCTTTTGCACAGAAAAAAATCTGCTCAATCCGCGAGAAAAAAAGTAATCATTCTAATCTGTGAAATCTGTGGCAAAAAAAATTAACTTCGAGCAAACAAATCGCCTTACTTATGAAAAAAGCAATTCTGTACGGAGCAAGCGGGCTAGTTGGCTCTTATATTCTCGAAAATTTGTTGAACAACGCTACTTATGAGCAAGTAATAATTGTAGTAAGAAAAGATTTAAACATCCAGCATCCCAAACTAAAAATACTGATAGGTGATTTTAACACCCTATCCAAAGTAATAAAAGACATTCAGGTTGATGAAGTATTTATTGCTCTTGGTACCACACAGAAGAAAACACCGGACAAAAAGTTATATTATCAAATAGATCACGATTACCCGATTTTGGCAACAAAACTGGCGAAAGAAAATGGAGCAAAAGCTGTTTTTCTGGTTTCGGCACTTGGTGCAAATGCGAAATCGTCGATATTTTATACCAAATTAAAAGGAGAAACAGAACAGGGTATTATCAGTCTGAATTTAGAGCATACTTATATCTTTCGTCCGTCGATGATTTTAGGAGACCGAAAAGAAAGCCGACCGATGGAAAAAGTATTCATTGGAATATTCAAATTAATCAACCCGTTGTTTGTGGGAAGCTTAAGTAAATACAAAGGAATAGAGGCCGAAGATATCGCCAAAGCAATGGTAAAAAGCGCAGAACAATTAGATCAGAAAGTAAAAATACTGCATTGGGAAGAAATGACGGCTTTGTTAAAATAAAAAAGGACCTTATCCGGATTAGAGATAAGGCCATTTTTATAGATGGGATATAAATTAATACGCTTTCATTTTTTCGAAAGTAGTAGTAAGAGATTTTTTTGCCTTTGCCAATGCCCCAATAAAAGCTTTTTCAAGCGTATCGGCATGGTCTGTAACGGTTACTGGTTGTAATTTTGCAGTACGAACTTCAATCACACATTTTTTGTCGTGCAGACTAAATTTCTCCCCGTTTTCGTCTCCAAAATGAACTTCAACGCGGGTAATTTTATCTTCAAAACGCTTCAAGCCTTTTTCTAATTCACCAGAGAAATAAGCTTCTAATCTTTCGTGTCCTTCGATGTTCTTGTCGGTATTGATCTGAATTTTCATAATTGGTTTGTATTTAATGATTGTCTCTCAAAGCTATCTTTTTTAAAACAAAAACACAAGCAGGTTAATAAAACATTAAGAAATTAATTGCAGTTTTTTTGCGTCTGGTTTGTCATTCCTAGGAACGAGGAATCACGCCAGAAATTCCACAAAGTTTTTCATTCCAAAAAATAAACATCAGCAGAAATCCCGTCTAGTTTATCACAGAATGCTTAGAGTGATAAATCTTTGGCGAGTTATGTGTGTGATTCCTCGTTCCTCGGAATGACAAGATTGTATTGAAAGGATAGATAAAAAACTACTTATCCCTCTTCCCCCACTTAATTTTCATTTTTCCGTTATCGTCAACAGCAAGTAGATGCAGGACGATCCCGCGTTCACGGACGGCATCGCGTTCGGCTTGGGTGGCGAGTTTGGCGTCGTTTTTGGAGTTTCGAAGGGGAACGGTGAGGGCGAGATTGGTGCCTTGGCCAAAAGAGTAAATTCCGTTGACATCGATGTTTAATACGTTGGAACTTATAGTGAGATTGTTGATGTCGATCTGCTCTCCACGCAT
This window encodes:
- a CDS encoding oxidoreductase, which codes for MKKAILYGASGLVGSYILENLLNNATYEQVIIVVRKDLNIQHPKLKILIGDFNTLSKVIKDIQVDEVFIALGTTQKKTPDKKLYYQIDHDYPILATKLAKENGAKAVFLVSALGANAKSSIFYTKLKGETEQGIISLNLEHTYIFRPSMILGDRKESRPMEKVFIGIFKLINPLFVGSLSKYKGIEAEDIAKAMVKSAEQLDQKVKILHWEEMTALLK
- the wrbA gene encoding NAD(P)H:quinone oxidoreductase encodes the protein MKKQLLVLLIAVFIGFGVNAQVKSSEINVLVLIYSQNGGTYKMAKSIADGIQEYPNAKAIIKRIPSINPKEKLNADVEKLPIATIEELADYDGIAFGSPVHFANISADMSSFFSQSIPLWTSRTLEGKPATVFMSAGSGAGKEAAILSFWNILASHGMVIVPTGIMGAATLDKTVPQGNTPFGATSLAGSVGTRPSQSELNLAKEQGKALARVASGLKNTENSKGVKTTAIEVKSDINKTLKDNNIVLPEAPKPVGNYVPFTISDHKVYINQVALKDGKILNPGKVGATVTEEQAKEATYQTMLNVIAVLKEACGGDLNKVKQCVQLTGYFNTTLEYTQHAALMNSASNLTALVFGEKGKHARATIGAASLPINSAVEIQAIFEIE
- a CDS encoding nuclear transport factor 2 family protein: MKKPILLLLFVTFFANAQTSEKDKVNQTIDAWHKAAGEVKFDAYFDLMAEDAIFIGTDATENWIKKDFKVWAKPYFDKGTAWNFTALERHIFFDKTGKIAWFDELLNTQMKICRGSGVLIKVGKEWKIQHYVLSMTVPNEEVNAAIKIKAPIEDVLIAKLQKK
- a CDS encoding HPF/RaiA family ribosome-associated protein — translated: MKIQINTDKNIEGHERLEAYFSGELEKGLKRFEDKITRVEVHFGDENGEKFSLHDKKCVIEVRTAKLQPVTVTDHADTLEKAFIGALAKAKKSLTTTFEKMKAY